In Deinococcus sp. QL22, the following are encoded in one genomic region:
- a CDS encoding VOC family protein — MSTQPRPLISGLDHVLIEAPAGCEGEARAFFSGFLGLPELPKPAALAARGGVWFGLPDGRQLHIGVTPNFVPRDKGHLALRCPDLSAVTERASGCGITCTPDEELAPIRRVFLRDPWGNRLEILEDS, encoded by the coding sequence ATGTCAACCCAACCCCGCCCGCTGATTTCTGGCCTAGACCACGTCCTGATCGAAGCGCCTGCGGGCTGTGAGGGAGAGGCCCGCGCCTTTTTCAGCGGCTTTTTGGGCCTCCCCGAATTGCCCAAACCTGCGGCACTGGCAGCACGCGGCGGCGTCTGGTTCGGCCTGCCCGATGGACGCCAGCTGCACATTGGTGTCACGCCCAACTTTGTGCCACGTGATAAAGGTCATCTGGCCCTGCGTTGTCCTGACCTGAGCGCCGTGACCGAGCGGGCCAGTGGTTGCGGCATTACCTGTACCCCAGACGAAGAGTTGGCCCCCATCCGGCGCGTGTTTTTGCGCGATCCATGGGGCAACCGCCTGGAGATTTTGGAAGACTCTTAA
- the nagA gene encoding N-acetylglucosamine-6-phosphate deacetylase — protein MIARSLQNLHGHTLRGHILHADGIFRPGALSFGPQISGLITENAPADLLILPGFIDTHVHGGAGGDTMDGPAGVRQLARLHAQHGTTTLLPTTITHRWPEVLAALRGVREVMDSGGVVGGADIIGAHLEGPFISPGRLGAQPPHAILPQPALTAELLDLDVIRAVTLAPELPGALELARTLASRGVRIGIGHTRADADTVSTFLHTLQELGAATSATHLYNAMGGIEGRTPGPVGALLADPHSFLEVILDGIHVHPTSFLLARAAAPGRVLLITDAMRAAGLGDGDSELGGQPVTVKDGKATLPDGTIAGSVLTLDVALRNAVRLGISLAEVSRMLSAAPAASLGLTDRGELRVGLRADLTVLDTDLNVKAVYVGGQSIPLQAHPTEANV, from the coding sequence ATGATTGCCCGCTCACTGCAAAACTTACACGGTCACACCTTACGCGGCCACATTCTGCACGCAGACGGCATATTTCGGCCCGGTGCGCTGAGCTTCGGCCCGCAGATTTCAGGCCTGATCACCGAAAACGCCCCTGCTGACCTGCTGATCTTGCCCGGATTCATAGATACCCATGTTCACGGCGGCGCGGGCGGCGACACGATGGACGGCCCCGCCGGAGTGCGGCAACTGGCCCGCCTGCACGCCCAGCACGGCACGACCACATTGCTCCCCACCACCATCACCCACCGCTGGCCCGAAGTGTTGGCCGCTCTGCGCGGCGTGCGCGAGGTGATGGATTCGGGGGGCGTCGTGGGTGGCGCGGACATCATTGGGGCGCATCTGGAAGGCCCGTTTATCAGTCCAGGGCGGCTGGGGGCGCAACCGCCGCACGCCATCTTGCCTCAGCCTGCTCTGACTGCCGAACTGCTGGATCTGGACGTGATCCGCGCCGTCACGCTGGCCCCCGAACTGCCCGGAGCACTGGAATTGGCCCGCACTCTGGCAAGCCGGGGCGTCCGCATCGGCATCGGGCACACCCGTGCTGACGCCGACACCGTGTCCACTTTCCTGCACACACTGCAAGAGTTGGGCGCGGCGACCTCTGCCACGCATCTCTACAACGCGATGGGCGGGATAGAAGGCCGTACACCCGGCCCGGTGGGGGCGCTGCTGGCCGACCCACACTCCTTCCTGGAAGTCATTCTGGACGGCATTCATGTGCATCCCACCAGTTTTCTGCTGGCCCGCGCCGCTGCACCGGGCCGGGTGCTGCTGATCACCGACGCAATGCGGGCTGCCGGACTGGGCGACGGCGACAGCGAACTGGGCGGCCAACCCGTGACCGTGAAAGACGGCAAGGCCACCCTGCCAGACGGCACGATTGCCGGAAGTGTGCTGACGCTAGATGTGGCCCTCAGAAACGCGGTGCGGCTGGGCATTTCACTGGCCGAAGTCAGCCGGATGCTGAGCGCCGCCCCCGCCGCCTCGCTGGGCCTGACCGACCGGGGCGAGTTGCGCGTGGGCCTGCGGGCCGACCTGACCGTGCTGGACACCGACCTGAATGTAAAAGCTGTGTATGTGGGCGGCCAATCTATTCCTCTTCAAGCCCACCCTACCGAGGCCAACGTATGA
- a CDS encoding aminotransferase class I/II-fold pyridoxal phosphate-dependent enzyme — translation MWASQRAQGVPTSVFSLMDAALGRARAAGLKVIDLSIGSSDLAPPVQALDALRDATYDPSSYRYPLFSDTRPLREAAAAYLERRFGVLLAAEREVLPLIGAQEGLAHLLLAVTDPGDILLLPDPCYPPYLGAAAVAGLDVIPLPLRPERGFLPDLASLPADLCPRVLLLNYPNNPTSAVADAAFFAHAAAWCRARGTLLIHDHPYAELTFGDYHAPSALEAGIEGIVELHSLSKTHHMGGFRVGFAAGDAGAIAALGRVKGAVDFHPYLGIQRAATVALGLPDHLGREGARVFQQRRDALLPALRDLGWTVQTPQASMYLWARVPGLTDSVAYAVRVAETTGVALSPGRAFGQGGEGFVRFALVQPPAVLVEAARRLGEVTLTAPAPVIDHVPS, via the coding sequence ATGTGGGCTTCTCAGCGGGCACAGGGCGTGCCGACCAGCGTATTTTCCTTGATGGATGCGGCACTTGGGCGGGCGCGGGCGGCGGGCCTGAAGGTGATTGACCTGAGCATCGGCTCCAGCGACCTTGCCCCCCCGGTGCAGGCGCTGGATGCCCTGCGCGACGCCACATACGACCCCAGTTCCTACCGCTACCCCCTGTTTTCGGATACCCGCCCGCTGCGGGAAGCGGCGGCGGCGTACCTGGAACGGCGGTTTGGCGTTCTGCTGGCTGCTGAGCGGGAAGTGTTGCCCCTGATCGGCGCACAGGAAGGGCTGGCACATCTGCTGCTGGCCGTCACTGATCCCGGCGACATATTGCTGCTGCCTGATCCCTGCTACCCGCCGTATCTGGGCGCGGCGGCGGTGGCCGGATTAGATGTGATTCCGCTGCCGCTGAGGCCAGAGCGCGGTTTTTTACCCGATCTGGCGAGTTTGCCCGCCGACCTGTGCCCCCGTGTGCTGCTGCTGAATTACCCCAATAATCCGACTTCAGCGGTGGCCGACGCAGCCTTTTTTGCCCACGCTGCCGCCTGGTGCCGGGCGCGGGGCACGCTGCTGATCCACGATCACCCCTACGCCGAACTGACCTTTGGCGACTACCACGCGCCGAGTGCGCTGGAAGCGGGCATAGAAGGAATCGTAGAGTTGCATTCGCTGAGCAAAACGCACCATATGGGCGGGTTCCGGGTGGGCTTCGCGGCGGGCGACGCCGGGGCCATTGCCGCGCTGGGCCGCGTGAAAGGTGCGGTGGATTTCCACCCCTATCTGGGCATTCAGCGGGCCGCAACGGTGGCGCTGGGCCTGCCCGATCATCTGGGCCGCGAGGGAGCCAGAGTGTTCCAGCAACGCCGTGACGCGCTGCTGCCTGCCCTGCGTGATTTGGGCTGGACGGTGCAGACGCCGCAGGCAAGCATGTACCTGTGGGCGCGGGTACCCGGCCTCACCGACAGCGTGGCCTACGCCGTGCGCGTGGCCGAGACGACTGGAGTGGCTCTCAGTCCGGGCCGGGCCTTTGGACAGGGTGGAGAGGGCTTTGTGCGTTTTGCGCTGGTGCAGCCTCCGGCAGTGCTGGTGGAGGCTGCCCGGCGGTTGGGCGAAGTTACGCTGACAGCCCCGGCCCCGGTGATCGACCACGTTCCCTCTTGA
- the lon gene encoding endopeptidase La — MTTDILQLPANVPVCPVRGSVIYPTMVQHIDASRSLSINAIEAAMAGEKVILIVSQRDKDVDDPQGADLYDVGTACNVLRVRKNPDGTVQMLVSAVARARAKNYTRDEYLRADIELMPEVAADPVEFQALARELREKFDIIAANGKVSAESVQTIQGKEEAGEMADHIAFNLDFKLEDKQALLEAASPVARIRKLLTLLDTEQEVQAVQARIRAQVKEEIDKNQREYYLREQMKVIQKELQGGEDGEEGDEADAFRTKIEALELKPDVKKEIDREVNRLARMHPDAAEASVIRTYLTWVTELPWNTRSEDRLDVPEAAQILDDDHYGLEKVKDRVLEFLAVRRLRKERAERGELSAEDVNKGPILVFTGPPGVGKTSIAQSIAKALGRKYVRIALGGARDESDIRGHRRTYIGAMPGRLIQGIRTAGTKNPVILLDEVDKLGTSYQGDPSSALLEVLDPSQNQHFTDHYLGVAFDLSEVMFIATANYPEQIPAALMDRMEVIDFSSYIEQEKLEIAKRYLMPRQLTQNGLKANQISFTDAALERLISHYTREAGVRNLEREIGTVARKVARRVATGEVKRVKVTDKELDRYLGQARHTPETENREDMVGVSTGMFYTPVGGDILFVETSVMPGKGLVLTGQLGDVMKESARAALTYAKTNSERFHIDKSRIDDSEIHVHVPAGAIPKEGPSAGGAMATSLISALTGIPARHDVAMTGEMTLTGRYLPIGGLKEKVLGARRAGIKHIIMPKANEPDLRDIPLHLRSSMRFHPCETVDEVLDVALVGGLKALERGAGLSNIGSNATPETPKRKTGRRGAGASA, encoded by the coding sequence ATGACCACCGACATCCTCCAACTGCCCGCCAATGTTCCCGTCTGCCCCGTGCGTGGCAGCGTTATTTACCCGACGATGGTGCAGCACATCGATGCCAGCCGTTCCCTCTCGATCAACGCGATTGAGGCAGCCATGGCAGGCGAAAAAGTCATCCTGATCGTGTCTCAGCGCGATAAAGATGTGGATGATCCTCAGGGCGCTGACCTGTACGACGTGGGCACGGCCTGCAACGTGCTGCGTGTTCGCAAGAATCCCGACGGCACCGTGCAAATGCTGGTGTCGGCAGTGGCCCGCGCCCGCGCCAAGAACTACACCCGCGACGAGTACCTCCGCGCCGATATAGAACTGATGCCCGAAGTGGCCGCCGATCCGGTGGAATTTCAGGCGTTGGCCCGTGAGCTGCGCGAAAAGTTTGACATTATCGCCGCCAACGGCAAGGTCAGCGCGGAGAGCGTGCAGACCATTCAGGGCAAAGAGGAAGCGGGCGAGATGGCCGACCACATCGCCTTCAACCTTGATTTTAAGCTGGAAGACAAGCAGGCACTGCTGGAAGCCGCCAGCCCGGTGGCCCGTATTCGTAAGCTGCTGACGCTGCTGGACACCGAGCAGGAAGTGCAGGCCGTGCAGGCCCGGATTCGCGCACAGGTGAAAGAAGAGATCGACAAGAACCAGCGCGAATACTACCTGCGCGAGCAGATGAAGGTCATTCAGAAGGAGCTTCAGGGCGGTGAGGACGGCGAAGAGGGCGACGAGGCCGACGCCTTCCGCACCAAGATCGAGGCGCTGGAACTGAAGCCCGACGTGAAGAAGGAAATTGACCGCGAAGTGAACCGCCTGGCCCGGATGCACCCTGACGCCGCCGAAGCCAGCGTGATTCGCACCTACCTGACCTGGGTCACGGAACTGCCCTGGAACACCCGCAGCGAAGACCGTCTGGACGTACCCGAAGCCGCCCAGATTCTGGACGACGACCACTACGGGCTGGAAAAGGTGAAAGACCGCGTGCTGGAGTTCCTGGCCGTGCGTCGTCTGCGGAAAGAGCGTGCCGAGCGCGGAGAACTGAGCGCCGAGGACGTGAACAAGGGGCCGATTCTGGTCTTCACCGGGCCTCCCGGCGTGGGTAAAACCTCTATCGCGCAGAGCATCGCCAAGGCGCTGGGCCGCAAGTACGTGCGGATTGCCCTGGGCGGCGCACGCGACGAGTCCGACATTCGGGGCCACCGCCGTACCTACATCGGCGCGATGCCCGGACGCCTGATTCAGGGCATCCGCACGGCAGGCACCAAGAATCCCGTGATCCTGCTGGACGAAGTGGACAAGTTGGGAACGAGCTATCAGGGCGACCCCTCCAGCGCCCTGCTGGAAGTCCTCGACCCCAGCCAGAACCAGCACTTTACCGACCACTACCTGGGTGTGGCCTTCGACCTGAGCGAAGTGATGTTCATTGCCACCGCCAACTACCCCGAACAAATTCCCGCCGCCCTGATGGACCGCATGGAAGTCATCGACTTTTCCAGCTACATCGAGCAGGAGAAGCTGGAAATCGCCAAGCGCTACCTGATGCCCCGCCAGCTGACCCAGAACGGCCTGAAGGCCAATCAGATCAGCTTTACCGACGCGGCCCTGGAGCGTCTGATCAGCCACTACACCCGTGAAGCGGGCGTGCGCAACCTGGAGCGCGAAATTGGTACGGTGGCCCGCAAGGTGGCCCGCCGGGTGGCCACAGGCGAAGTCAAGCGCGTGAAAGTGACCGACAAGGAACTGGATCGTTACCTCGGTCAGGCCCGCCACACGCCCGAAACTGAGAACCGCGAAGACATGGTGGGGGTCAGCACCGGCATGTTTTACACCCCGGTGGGCGGCGACATCCTGTTCGTGGAAACCAGCGTGATGCCCGGCAAGGGTCTGGTACTCACGGGGCAACTCGGCGACGTGATGAAGGAGTCGGCCCGCGCCGCCCTGACCTACGCCAAAACCAACAGCGAGCGCTTCCACATCGACAAGTCGCGCATCGATGACAGCGAAATTCATGTGCACGTGCCCGCCGGAGCCATTCCCAAAGAAGGCCCCAGCGCGGGCGGGGCAATGGCCACCAGCCTGATCAGCGCCCTGACCGGCATTCCCGCCCGGCACGATGTCGCTATGACCGGCGAGATGACCCTCACTGGCCGTTATCTGCCCATCGGCGGCCTGAAAGAGAAGGTGCTGGGCGCACGCCGCGCCGGAATCAAGCACATCATCATGCCCAAAGCCAACGAACCCGACCTGCGCGACATTCCTCTGCACCTCCGCAGCAGCATGCGCTTTCACCCCTGCGAAACCGTAGACGAAGTGCTGGACGTGGCCCTGGTGGGCGGTCTGAAGGCACTGGAACGCGGCGCAGGCCTGAGCAATATAGGCAGCAACGCAACCCCCGAAACGCCCAAGCGCAAAACGGGCCGCCGGGGTGCGGGAGCCAGCGCCTAA
- the acs gene encoding acetate--CoA ligase has translation MTDQIDNVLHETRVFAPSAEFAATASLTAAEYQTRYERSLQDPDGFWGEVAGELAWMKPWEQVLDWQEPHAQWFVGGQTNIAFNALDRHVAQGLGGKRALIWEGEDGEVRTLTYSELLAEVKRAANALTALGVVAGDRVTLYLPLIPEAAIAMLACARIGAVHSVVFGGFSVGALSDRINDAQSKLLITADAGYRRGQPVNLKANADEAAARTPTLEHVLVVRRAGTPVEMQAGRDLWWHEALAAAAAEHEAAALDAEHPLFVLYTSGSTGKPKGVLHTTGGYMVGTYLTTKTVFDLKPDDVFWCTADIGWVTGHSYTVYGPLLNGATVLMYEGAPNHPDWGRFWQIIQKHGVTILYTAPTAIRAFMRQGDAIPAAYDLSSLRLLGSVGEPINPEAWMWYRRVIGGDRCPVIDTWWQTETGAIMLTTLPGAHPAKPGTAGLPMYGVEAAIVNREGEELGPDEGGLLVIRRPWPSMLRTVYGDDERYRKAYWGEIPHVYFAGDGARKDADGYITVMGRVDDVLSVSGHRLGTMEIESALVAHPSVAEAAVVGKPDDLKGECVVAFVLPQAGQTVDPVALRAYVVSQIGALARPDAIYIADALPKTRSGKIMRRFLRQIAAGRKIEGDTSTLEDPSVLERLAATAVV, from the coding sequence ATGACCGACCAAATTGACAATGTGCTACATGAAACCCGCGTGTTCGCTCCCAGCGCCGAGTTTGCCGCTACCGCCAGCCTGACTGCCGCCGAATACCAGACCCGCTATGAACGCAGCCTGCAAGACCCGGACGGCTTTTGGGGCGAAGTGGCGGGCGAGCTGGCGTGGATGAAGCCCTGGGAGCAGGTGCTGGACTGGCAGGAGCCGCACGCGCAGTGGTTTGTGGGCGGTCAGACCAATATCGCCTTCAATGCCCTAGACCGCCATGTGGCGCAGGGATTAGGTGGCAAGCGGGCGCTGATCTGGGAAGGCGAGGACGGCGAGGTACGAACCCTCACCTACAGCGAACTGTTGGCCGAGGTGAAGCGGGCCGCCAATGCCCTGACCGCGTTGGGCGTGGTAGCCGGAGACCGCGTGACGCTGTATCTGCCCCTGATTCCCGAAGCGGCGATTGCCATGCTGGCCTGCGCCCGAATTGGCGCGGTGCATTCGGTGGTGTTCGGGGGCTTCAGCGTGGGCGCGTTGTCAGACCGGATCAACGATGCCCAGAGCAAGCTGCTGATTACTGCCGACGCAGGTTATAGGCGCGGCCAACCCGTGAACCTGAAGGCCAACGCCGACGAGGCCGCCGCCCGCACGCCCACGCTGGAGCATGTGCTGGTGGTGCGCCGCGCCGGAACGCCCGTGGAGATGCAGGCAGGCCGCGACCTGTGGTGGCACGAAGCCTTGGCCGCCGCCGCCGCCGAACACGAAGCTGCCGCATTGGACGCCGAGCACCCCCTGTTTGTGCTGTATACGTCCGGTAGTACGGGCAAGCCCAAAGGCGTGCTGCACACCACAGGCGGCTACATGGTGGGCACCTACCTGACCACCAAAACGGTGTTTGATCTTAAACCCGACGACGTGTTCTGGTGTACCGCCGACATCGGCTGGGTCACGGGCCACAGCTATACCGTCTACGGCCCGCTGCTGAACGGAGCCACCGTGCTGATGTACGAGGGCGCACCCAACCATCCCGATTGGGGGCGCTTCTGGCAGATCATCCAGAAACACGGCGTCACCATTCTGTACACCGCTCCAACCGCCATACGTGCCTTTATGCGGCAGGGCGACGCCATTCCGGCGGCCTATGACCTCAGCAGCCTGCGCTTACTGGGGTCGGTGGGCGAGCCGATTAACCCCGAAGCGTGGATGTGGTACCGCCGCGTGATCGGGGGCGACCGCTGCCCGGTCATCGATACGTGGTGGCAAACCGAAACGGGGGCGATCATGCTGACCACGCTGCCGGGGGCGCATCCGGCCAAACCCGGCACGGCGGGCCTGCCCATGTACGGCGTAGAGGCGGCTATCGTGAACCGCGAAGGCGAGGAGCTTGGCCCCGATGAGGGCGGCCTGCTGGTGATCCGGAGGCCCTGGCCCTCCATGCTCCGCACCGTGTACGGCGACGACGAACGCTACCGCAAAGCCTACTGGGGCGAGATTCCGCACGTGTACTTTGCCGGAGACGGCGCACGCAAAGACGCCGATGGGTACATCACCGTGATGGGCCGCGTGGACGACGTGCTGAGCGTATCAGGCCACCGCCTGGGCACCATGGAAATAGAAAGCGCACTGGTGGCCCATCCCAGCGTGGCCGAGGCCGCCGTGGTGGGCAAACCCGACGACCTGAAGGGCGAGTGCGTGGTGGCCTTCGTGCTGCCCCAGGCGGGCCAGACGGTAGACCCGGTGGCCCTGCGAGCCTACGTGGTGTCTCAGATCGGCGCACTGGCCCGCCCCGACGCCATCTACATTGCCGACGCCCTGCCTAAAACCCGCAGCGGCAAGATCATGCGGCGGTTTTTGCGGCAAATTGCAGCGGGCCGCAAGATAGAGGGCGATACGAGTACGTTGGAAGACCCCAGCGTACTGGAACGGCTGGCGGCGACGGCGGTGGTGTAA
- a CDS encoding SIS domain-containing protein, translated as MTNPLNPLMLQEAREAPAVIARQLAENAEAAARLAEALRQRRPPYAVTVARGSSDHACTFLKYALETQLALPVASLGPSVHTLYGTRLDLRSALVIAVSQSGASPDVVENVRMAREGGALTVALVNVEDSDLAGAAEFVLPLKCGEERAVAATKSYLASLTAFLPVLAALTEGDALNTALHALPAALTRTLELEPAASELAERYRFADNLLVLARGLHFGIAQEAALKLKETSGIHAEAYSAAEFSHGPKRLLAEGVPLLGFASADAAQGATAAAYADLLAAGADLRTIGPALGSTLTTPQTGHALTDPVASGLAFYLYGAHLALHRGLNPDAPPLLSKVTKTR; from the coding sequence ATGACCAACCCACTCAACCCGCTGATGCTGCAAGAAGCCCGTGAGGCGCCCGCCGTCATTGCCCGCCAATTGGCCGAGAATGCCGAGGCCGCCGCACGGTTGGCCGAGGCCCTGCGCCAGCGCCGACCGCCGTATGCCGTGACGGTGGCGCGGGGCAGTAGCGATCATGCCTGCACCTTCCTGAAATACGCGCTGGAGACGCAATTGGCGCTGCCTGTGGCCAGTCTTGGCCCCAGCGTGCATACCCTCTACGGCACGCGGCTGGATCTGCGCAGCGCGTTGGTCATTGCGGTGTCACAGAGTGGGGCCAGCCCGGATGTGGTGGAAAACGTGCGGATGGCACGCGAAGGCGGGGCGCTGACAGTGGCCCTCGTGAACGTGGAAGACAGCGATCTGGCGGGGGCCGCCGAGTTCGTGTTGCCCCTGAAATGCGGCGAGGAACGCGCCGTGGCCGCCACCAAAAGCTACTTGGCTAGCCTCACCGCCTTTTTGCCCGTGCTGGCGGCCCTGACTGAAGGTGATGCCCTCAACACCGCCCTGCACGCTCTGCCCGCCGCCCTGACGCGCACGCTGGAATTGGAACCTGCTGCCAGCGAATTGGCGGAGCGCTACCGGTTTGCCGACAATTTGCTGGTGCTGGCGCGGGGGCTTCACTTTGGGATTGCTCAAGAAGCCGCGCTGAAGCTCAAAGAAACGTCGGGCATTCACGCCGAAGCCTATTCTGCCGCCGAGTTCAGTCACGGCCCCAAGCGCCTGCTGGCCGAGGGTGTGCCGCTGCTGGGTTTTGCCTCCGCCGACGCCGCCCAAGGGGCGACGGCTGCCGCTTACGCCGATCTGCTGGCTGCTGGAGCCGACCTCCGTACCATCGGCCCGGCACTGGGCAGCACCCTGACCACGCCGCAGACCGGGCACGCCCTGACCGATCCGGTGGCGAGTGGACTGGCCTTTTACCTGTACGGCGCGCATCTGGCCCTGCACCGGGGCCTCAATCCAGACGCGCCCCCGCTGCTGAGCAAGGTCACAAAAACGCGCTGA
- a CDS encoding acyl-CoA dehydrogenase family protein, protein MNFNLPEDLRDVQDTIRDFMLNVVEPRAHEIEDTNRVPPELMAQAAALGLFGLSIPEEYGGAGLGMLGRCAAYEALGQGHMGFGGVISAHASIGTSGLVKLGNEEQKQRFLPRMASGECVAGFAITEPTSGSDAANIRTRAERRGDMYVLNGTKHYISNAPIAGLLTVIAITDPAQGTKGMSAFLVEPQTTPGVRVGKIDEKMGQKGALSAEVIFEDAEIPAGNLLGPEHLGYREALGILTSGRVGIAARSTGAMQRLLDLSVQHAKTREQFGQPIGEFQAVQFMLAEMDIALQTSRVLWQKVAWMVDEGQDVRRMASIAKYHATEMLSQVADKAVQVAGGMGYMKDYPVERFYRDQRLLRIYEGTSEIQKLIIARALLA, encoded by the coding sequence ATGAACTTTAATTTGCCGGAAGACCTGCGCGACGTGCAGGACACCATTCGCGACTTTATGCTGAATGTGGTCGAACCCCGTGCCCACGAAATCGAGGACACCAACCGCGTGCCGCCTGAACTGATGGCGCAGGCGGCGGCGCTGGGACTGTTCGGCCTGAGCATCCCCGAGGAATACGGCGGCGCAGGCCTGGGCATGCTGGGGCGCTGCGCGGCCTACGAGGCGCTGGGGCAGGGGCACATGGGCTTTGGCGGCGTCATCAGCGCCCACGCTTCTATCGGCACCAGTGGCCTCGTGAAGCTGGGCAACGAGGAGCAAAAGCAGCGCTTCCTGCCGCGTATGGCGTCGGGCGAGTGCGTGGCCGGATTTGCTATCACCGAGCCCACCAGCGGCAGCGACGCCGCCAACATTCGCACGCGGGCCGAGCGGCGCGGTGATATGTACGTGCTGAACGGCACCAAGCACTACATCAGCAACGCGCCTATTGCGGGCCTGCTGACCGTGATCGCCATTACCGACCCCGCGCAGGGCACCAAAGGCATGAGCGCATTCTTGGTGGAGCCGCAGACGACTCCTGGCGTGCGCGTGGGCAAAATAGACGAGAAAATGGGCCAGAAGGGGGCGCTGTCGGCAGAAGTGATCTTTGAAGACGCCGAGATTCCGGCTGGCAACCTGCTGGGGCCGGAGCATCTGGGCTACCGCGAGGCGCTGGGCATCCTGACTTCCGGGCGGGTGGGCATCGCGGCCCGCAGCACCGGGGCCATGCAGCGCCTGCTGGATCTGAGTGTGCAGCACGCCAAAACCCGCGAGCAGTTCGGACAACCGATTGGCGAATTTCAGGCGGTGCAATTCATGCTGGCCGAGATGGATATTGCCCTGCAAACCAGCCGCGTGCTGTGGCAAAAAGTGGCCTGGATGGTAGATGAAGGCCAAGACGTGCGCCGAATGGCAAGCATCGCCAAGTATCACGCCACCGAAATGCTGTCTCAGGTGGCCGACAAAGCCGTGCAGGTGGCGGGCGGCATGGGCTATATGAAGGATTACCCGGTGGAGCGTTTTTACAGAGATCAGCGGCTGCTCAGAATCTATGAAGGCACCAGCGAAATTCAGAAGCTGATCATTGCGCGGGCCTTGCTGGCGTAG
- the moaA gene encoding GTP 3',8-cyclase MoaA → MSLPPPPFSSLTDAFGRPLRDLRISVTDRCNLRCTYCMPAEIFGPDYAFLPRTELLTFEEIERLAAAFVALGVEKLRLTGGEPLLRRDLPDLVARLTRLEGVQDIALTTNGLLLPRLAAPLKAAGLQRVTVSIDSLDPDIFGRMNGLGTHPDRVLDGIEAALQAGLGVKVNTVVQRGVNDAGLRDLWLALRGKAVVRFIEFMDVGNHNGWNMDAVVPSCEVLARLSEDGLGSEFVPAQANYRGEVAARHRGAQGHEVGLISSVTAPFCGDCSRARLSAVGILYTCLFAGSGTDLRAPLRTGASGDDLRTQIANVWQIRRDRYSEERGEVTQRRKVEMSHIGG, encoded by the coding sequence ATGAGCCTGCCTCCGCCGCCATTTTCTTCCCTGACCGATGCTTTCGGGCGGCCTCTGCGCGACCTGCGAATCAGCGTGACTGACCGCTGCAACCTGCGCTGCACGTACTGCATGCCCGCCGAAATCTTCGGGCCGGACTACGCGTTTTTGCCGCGTACCGAACTGCTGACCTTCGAGGAAATAGAGCGGCTGGCGGCGGCGTTTGTGGCCCTGGGCGTAGAAAAACTGCGGTTGACGGGTGGCGAACCCCTGCTGAGGCGCGACTTGCCAGATCTGGTCGCCCGCCTGACCCGCCTGGAGGGCGTGCAGGACATTGCCCTGACCACCAATGGCCTGCTGTTGCCCCGGCTGGCGGCTCCCCTGAAGGCGGCAGGGTTGCAGCGCGTCACCGTGAGCATAGATAGCCTCGACCCCGATATTTTTGGGCGCATGAACGGGCTGGGCACCCACCCAGACCGCGTGCTGGACGGCATAGAGGCAGCCCTACAAGCCGGACTGGGCGTCAAGGTGAATACGGTGGTGCAGCGCGGCGTGAACGATGCGGGCCTGCGCGACCTGTGGCTGGCCCTGCGGGGCAAAGCGGTGGTGCGCTTCATCGAATTTATGGATGTGGGCAACCACAACGGCTGGAATATGGACGCCGTCGTCCCTTCCTGCGAGGTATTGGCCCGCCTGAGCGAAGACGGGCTGGGCAGCGAATTTGTACCCGCTCAGGCCAACTACCGGGGCGAGGTGGCGGCGCGGCACCGGGGCGCACAGGGACATGAGGTCGGCCTGATCTCATCGGTCACGGCCCCCTTCTGCGGCGATTGCTCGCGGGCGCGGCTGTCGGCAGTGGGCATCCTGTATACCTGCCTGTTTGCTGGAAGCGGAACAGACCTCCGTGCGCCGCTGCGAACTGGGGCATCAGGTGACGACTTGCGGACGCAAATCGCAAATGTCTGGCAAATCAGACGCGACCGCTACAGTGAGGAGCGTGGAGAAGTGACGCAGCGCCGGAAAGTTGAGATGTCGCATATTGGTGGCTAG
- a CDS encoding YqgE/AlgH family protein, translated as MSVPLTFLVASPHLRGGIFEGAVILLLEHDTKGAMGLIVNAPMSQSVSDLLPDMPEQAGPAWRGGPVDRTLGWCLYRTPLNLDGEVRLSADLLVTSSLDVLRAVIESGQEYMLVLGYAGWDGGQLTEEARVGMWIWVEQDTPDLIWKVNAEDRWAEALAQLGVTPGTIMPGGAQA; from the coding sequence ATGTCTGTTCCGCTCACGTTTTTGGTGGCCAGCCCGCACCTGCGCGGCGGCATCTTCGAGGGCGCGGTGATCTTGCTGCTAGAGCACGACACCAAAGGCGCAATGGGCCTGATCGTTAACGCGCCCATGTCTCAGTCAGTGTCGGATTTGTTGCCCGATATGCCGGAGCAAGCAGGCCCGGCGTGGCGCGGCGGCCCGGTAGACCGCACGCTGGGCTGGTGTCTGTACCGCACGCCGCTGAACCTGGACGGAGAAGTACGCCTGAGTGCCGACCTACTGGTGACCAGCAGCCTAGATGTGCTGCGGGCCGTGATCGAATCGGGCCAAGAGTACATGCTGGTACTGGGATACGCCGGATGGGACGGGGGCCAACTGACCGAAGAGGCCCGCGTGGGCATGTGGATCTGGGTAGAACAGGACACCCCCGACCTGATCTGGAAGGTCAATGCCGAAGACCGCTGGGCCGAAGCCTTGGCCCAATTAGGCGTAACGCCGGGAACCATCATGCCGGGTGGAGCGCAGGCCTAA